The Acutalibacter muris genomic sequence TCATGGATTCTTCATTATTCGAGCCCGCTTAAGTTGACAGTATGCGTTGGGGTATTGTATAATATAGGCGCTTTCACCCGAAAAGGTACTCCCAGAGCAGGGAGGAGGTGAGGGCATTGGCGGATATACATACTTTTTTTGCTGGCGGTTATGGCAGGTGTTACAGTTCATGTAATCTGCAAGTGGCTTGACCGCAAGTTATAACGGGTGAAGTAAGCCCGAGCAAAAAAGAGACCCCGGAGACTGACACTCTCTGGGGTTTCCTTTTTGGCAGGGCATTGGCATACATACTTTTCAAGTAGATTATACTCTAATGCACAGGCGTTTGTCAACCCCTACTTTCCGTCCTGCTCTCTGCGGCGGCCCAGGGCCTGGTCGTACTTTTTGCCCAGCACCCGGAAGTATATCTCAAAGCCAAGGCACAGCACCACAAAGGCCACAAAGAATATGACGATAAACGAGACCCACGCCCCCGGGTTATCCATGGGGAACCAGCGGAAGGCCCAGGCGAAGCCGCCGCATACGCAGAAGATCAGCCCGCAGAATATCAGCAGCCGCAGCCAGTAGCTGGGTTTTTTCAGCACCTGGCCGGAGAAAAATACGTATTGCAGAAGGGTTATCACCCCGCACATGGCCAGCAGCTGCACTATCAGCGAGTAGCGGATGTATTCGCCCCCAAAGAGCCAATCTATAGCCATGTAGATGCACAGGGCCCCGGTGAAGCTCAGACAGCCCCAGTTTTTCAGCTCTCCCACAAACCTTAAAAATTTTTTCATGTTGTTTCTCCTCTCTATTGCTATAGGCCCAGCTTCTTTTTCAGCCAGGGCGCGTACTGCCGGGAGACGTACACCGCCTCGCCGTTTTCCATCGTCAGCCTTATCCTGCCCCCCAGGTCCGGGCGCAGGGAACGTATGGCGTTGAAGTTTACCAGCGCCGATTTCGACGCCCGAAAAAAGCCCCTGCCCCGCAGCCGCTCCTCCAGCTCGTACAGCCGAAGCTCCGTCTCATAGACCGCCCCGGCGGTGTAGAGAAAGGCGCGCTTGTCGGCGGTGTCGGCATAGAGCACCTTTGCCGGGTCCAGAAGGTAGGTCTGGCCCTCCAGCTGTCCGGTAAGCTTCCCTGTCTCTCCGGCCGCCAGCTCGTAGAGCCTTGCCAGCAGCCCCGCCGCGGCCTCGCCGGCCTCGGCGCAGCGCAGTATTATCTCCGGCTCCGTGATACCCGGAGCCACCTCCATCTTGATCTTCATGGCCCGCCCCCTTTGGGTGATATAGTAAGCGCGTTTACTACTGTGTAGTATACTACTGCGTAGTATACGCCGTTATTTTGTGCCGCGCAAGGGGCAGAGCACTGACCTGCGCTATACGGGGAGTAAGAGGACAGGAGCCCGGCGCAAGTATTTACATTTTGATGATATTTTCCTGAATACTTGATGAACGCCCCTCGGTTATGATACAATAAACTATAGTAACAGGAGGACCGAAAATGCTTAGCGAGAAACTGAGGCGTCTTATGGCCGGGGCCCTTTGCGGGGCGATGCTCTTTACTCTGCCCGCCTGCCAGGAGGACCCGGAGGGCTCTATCGTTGCCAACAAGGACATGGACAAGCTCATATCCCAGGGAGCCGAGAGCGGCGGGGAGAGCCGGGTGGACGCGGGGGAACTCATAGAGGATGCGAAGAAGACGGAGACCTACAAGACCACTCTTGACAGCCCCAACCTCAAGGTAAAGGCGGAGGTGGACGCACAGGTGGAGCTGCCCGAGGTGGAGAAGCTGTCCATCTACAGGGTGAAGCAGAAGCCCTTTACTCAGGAGTTCCTGGATAAGGTGCGGGCGGAGCTCTGCGGGGAGGTGGAGCTGTTTGACGGCAAGGCTCTGGGCGTGCGCACAAAGAAGGACATTGAGCGGGAAATAAATTTCCTCCGGCAGTCGGTAGAGGACTACACCGCCCAGGAAAGACAGCTGCTGAAGGACCCGAATCTCCCGGAGGAGCACCGACCCACTGAGGAGGAGGTAAACGCCAGCATAGAGGAGTACCGTCAGATGATGCAAAATGATATAGACGAGCGCCAGGGGGAGTACGAAACTGCCCCCGATGAAGTGAACTTCGCCGATTACCCCACCGACTATAAAATCCATCTTTACCGGGAGCTGTACGAGTCTGACCCGGAGAGCTATGAGTCAGGGCTGACGCTGCATGACGAGGAGGGGGACGCCGTTTTCGACGCCGCCTCTGACGGCAGCGACGGCCACTACCGCAGGCTGGTGGTGCAGAACAACGCCGACTACAGCAACAAGATAGCCTATTCTGACAACCTGGGGTTCTATAAGCATATGAGTGGGGTAATGGTAGAGGACACCATGCTTGATTATACCCTTACCCCCAGGGAACTGGGCCTGACCCAGGACTATGAAGGCTTCTGGAAGGAAAAGGGCGTGCCCTCTCCGGTCATCACAAACAACTATGTTCTGGAGGAAGGCTTTACGTTCAAGCCCATTGACAAGACGGAGATAAGCTTTACCCAGGAGGAGGCCCAGGCGAAGGCGGAGGAGCTGCTGGGCAGGCTGGGCCTTACGGATTTCAAATTCAGCCAGGGCGGCAAATACAGCGAGCTTCTGGGCGGAGAGGACGAGGAAGCGGATTTCCTGTATGACGTATTATATGTCCTGCGCTATACCCGGGAGCTGGAGGGCGTGCAGCTGACCCAGTCCAGCGGGGCGAAGTTCGTGATAGGCCAGGACACCAGCAACCCCAACCGCAAGCAGATGTGGCCCGGGGAGAGCATAGAGATACGCGTAAACGACAGGGGCATTGTGGGTTTCCAGTACAACGCCCCGTTGGAGATAACCGAAACGGTGGTGGAGGGCACGTCCCTAAAGACCTTTGACGAGGTGAAGGGGATTTTCGAGCAGATGCTGCCCATGGTGCTGGCCGAGGAGGACTATGACGTGACGGCCAGGGTGGACCGGGTGCGGCTGAGTTACTCCCGCATAAGCGAGAAGGACAGCTTTGACACCGGGCTGGTGGTGCCTGTCTGGAGCTTTGAGGGGAAGGTCACGGCCTACAGCGGGGAGTACCCGGCCTATGAGAGGAACGGCACGCTGCTGGCGGTGAACGCCATAGACGGCTCGGTGATAGATGCGAATCTAGGATATTGAAGTTAAAGGGGAGGACGGTCCTATGGCAAGGCGGATCATGGTTTTGGAGGACGAGGAGGCTATCTCCGGCATGATAGCCATGAATCTCCGGGTGGCGGGAATGGAGCCGGTGGTCTTTTCCGAAGGCCTGAAGGTGCGGGACTCACTGCCGGGGGACCACGCCTATGACCTGGCCCTTCTGGATGTGATGGTGCCGGGGCTGGACGGCTTCGGGGTATTTGAGCTTTTGAAGCCGTATAAAATACCGGCCATATTCCTGACGGCCAGGGATGACCTGGACTCGAAGCTCCACGGGCTGACCGGCGGGGCGGAGGACTATATAGTCAAGCCCTTCCAGGTGCTGGAGCTGCTGGTGCGCATGGAGAAGGTGCTGGCCCGCACGGCCCCCCGGGAGATTTTGCGGGTGCTGGACCTGGAGATAGACCTTGGGGGCCACAGGGTCAGAAAGGCCGGGGTGGAGGTGGCCTTAAAGCCCATGGAGTTCGACCTGCTGGTGGCGCTGGTGAGAAACAAGAATATCGCCATATCCCGGGAGGACCTTATCGGCCTGGTCTGGGGCAGCGCGTACCTTGGGGAGACCCGGACGGTGGACGTGCATATCGGCCAGCTCAGAAAGAAGCTGGGCCTGCAGAACGCCATAAAGACCGTGCCGAAACTGGGCTACAGGCTGGAGGACGGCATATGAAGCTGAGGGTGAAGCTGTCCCTTATGACCGGGGGGGTGCTGCTTTTGGCCACGGTGCTGTGCATAGGCCTGAGCTTTTCCATGAGCCGCCGGGCCCTCCTCTTGGAGGCGAACCGCAGCGCCTATGCCCAGAGCCAGGCGGCCTTCCAGGGCTTCGAGAACTACTGCGCCCACCTTACCGGCGGGGCCGGGGTGCAGGCGGCGGCCTACTGGCTGAAGTCCCAGGACGACGAGTACACGATACTCCTGAGGGAGGGCGAGGTGTGCTATAACAGGACGGTGCTGGACCCCGCTGAGCTCACGGAGAACAGCCCGCCCCGGTCCGGCCCCCAGGAGGCGGGGCTCTATAGAGGGCGGCGGCTTCTGGTGTACCGCTTTGACAGCGACGCGTATTTTGTTTTCATACACCTTGTGGACGTGACGGACACCTATTTCAGCCTGTACCGTCTGGCGGCGGGCCAGGGGTTGCTGTCTGCCCTGATACTGGCGGCGGCAGCGGCGGCAGTGTTCTATATGCTGCGCCGGGCTCTCCGGCCCTTGCAGGCCCTCTCCGACAGCGCCAACGCCATCGCGGCGGGGGCCTATGACCGCCGGGCCCCGGAGGAGGGAAAGGACGAGCTCTCGGGCCTTGGCAGGGATTTCAACCGCATGGCGGCGGCGGTGGAGGAGCATATCCGCCGGGTGGAGGAGAGCGAGGAGCAGAAGACCATGTTTATGGCAAGCCTGACACACGAGCTGAAGACCCCCCTGACGGCCGTCTCAGGCTATGCCCAGACCCTGCGGTACGCGAAGCTCAGCGAGGAGGACAGGGAGACGGCCCTTCGCTATATATGCACACAGAGCGCAAGGCTCGACCGGCTCTCGAAAAAGATGCTGCGGCTGCTGGAACTGGACCGGGACGTGCCCCTGGTAAGGGAGCCCGCGGAAATTTCAGAGCTGGCGGAGTCCGCCCGGGAGACCTGCCTGCCCGGGGCCCGGGACCGTGGCGTGGAGATAGATGTTGGGGACTGCCCGGGCACGTGGCCCTGTGACAGGGACCTTATGGTCCAGGCCCTGGTGAACTTGGTGGACAACGGTGTGAAGGCCTGTTCTGAGGGGGGCAGGGTGAGGATTTATATGAAGGACGGCGCGCTGGTGGTGGAGGACGACGGCTGCGGCATACCTGAGGGGGATATCGCCCACCTGACCGAAGCCTTCTACATGGTGGACAAATCCCGCAGCCGCCAAAGCGGCGGGGCCGGCATGGGTCTTGCCCTTACCTCCGTGATACTGCGGCGGCATGGGCTGGGGCTGCGCATAGAGAGCCGGCTTGGACAGGGGACACGGGCGATTATAGGGCATAAGTAAGGGCCGCTTTAAAAGCGGCCCTTGAGCGTATTGTGTTGTCAAACCCTGCAAGAGGCCTATATGCCCAAGAGTTTCGCCTTGCGAAACTCTGCGGCTTCGCAAGGCGAAGTCGGCTGCACCGCGCACCTTAGCTCTCTGAAGAACTCGCGCAGAACTTCCCGCGCCTCCTCCTCCATGAAGCCACGGTACACCGGCACACCCAGCGTCCCGGCCCCCGGGCTGTCCGCCGCGTATATCACCCGCTCAATCCGGGCGTTCTCCACGGCCCCCGCGCACATGGGACAGGGCTCTAAGGTCACGTACAGCTGGCACCCCTCCAGCCGCCAGCTCTCAAGGGCCTTACACGCCCCCGCAAGGGCCTCTATCTCCGCATGGGCCAGGGCGCTTTTTTGCTCCTCCCGGCGGTTTCGCCCCTGTGCGATTATGGAGCCGCCCCGCACTATCACCGCCCCCACCGGCACCTCCCCGGCAAGCCCGGCCTCCCGGGCCAGCTCCAGGGCCCTCAGCATAAACCGCTTCTCGGGCAGGAACTCCCTCTCTATGCCCATGGGCCTACAGCACTATAAACATCAGGGCCGTCTCCACCAGCACCATGGCGAGTATCGCCCACAGCACCGGGGACTTGAGCAGGGTGACAACGGCCTCCCCAAAGCCCAGGGGCTGGTACAGCACGCCGTCCGCCGGGGCCAGGGGCTCCCGCTTCGGGAATAATGTCTTTCTCAGTATCAGCAGCATCACAAGGGCGACGACCCCTACGGCGCAGACCACCAGCATGGTTATCCCGGCCAGCAGCTCCTGCCGGCCCTCGCCCAGTATCAGGTCGCTGTAGCTCTCGATAACGGCTATGCCGTTATTTAAGGCGTGTATGCACACCGACGTCCAGAGGTTCCCCGTCAGCACATAGGCAAGCCCCATGGCCACCCCGGCTATGGTGGCGAACACCACGCTGGAAAGGGACATATGGGCCATGCCGAATATCACCGACGAGGCCGCTATGGCAAAGCCGGTTCCGTACCTTCTGAGCCCCGAGAGTATCACCCCTCTGAACGCGAACTCCTCCAGCAGGGGCACCATCACCGCCACGCCAAGGAGCTCCGCTATAAAGCTTAACCAACCGCCCCCCTGGCCCAGGACGCTGTCGGGCTCTTTAGCTCCAAGGCCCTCCAGCACCTCTCTCACCACGGCTGCCGGCAGGTTTGCCGCAAGGCACACCCCGAGCCCCGCCAGTATGACCAGCAGGCACCCGAAAACATTCGCCCGCCCGAAACGCAGGTGAAAGTTCCAGTCCTTTTTCCCCAGGAGCATATAAACAAGGGGCGGTCCGGCGGTGCATATGGGAGCAAGCCCTATGGACAGCAGCACAAGGGCCAGCTCGTCGCTGTAGATGTCAAGGCCCGTGCTGGTACACAGAAGGACAGCCCCAAGCTGCAATATAAAGCTTAACGCCGTCTGGGCCACCATCATAAGGCCCAGCTTGTTCAGGGTGCTCAGGGCCCCGGCCTTTCTCGGGTCCCTTCGCTTTACAGAGAACCCCGGGGCCTGATACTGGGGCGCGGGGTAAGGCTGGTATACAGTATAAGGCTGATATACCGCCTGCTGCCGGGGCTCATAGCCCTGGGAATAGCCCGCGCCAGGGTGGTTCTGCGCGGCCTGCTGTGTCACTTGCTCATTAGGCTGATTCATACCGGCTCCTTTCAAAAATAGACCAGGCTTATACGATTATGGCCGAAACCTGCCGCGCGAACTCCGCGGGGTCCTCAAGGGGCGTGCCCTCTACCAACAGCGCCTGGCCATACAGCACCTTGGCGTAGAGCGAGAGTCTCTCCTCGTTTTCGCAAAGCTCCCGAAGCTTCGCGAAAACAGGGTGCTCCGGGTTCAGCTCCAGCACCCGCTGGGCCTTGACCTTCTCCCCGGCGGGCATATTGTTCAGAACCTTCTCCATCTCGGCGGAGATGGCCCCCTGGGTAGAGAGAGCCGCCGGGTGGCTTCCAAGGCCCGCGTTCAGCTTGACCTCCTGGACCTTGCCCTCAAGGGCCTTGCCCATGGCTTCAAGAAGCCCCTTGTTCTCGTCGGCGAGCTCCTTTGTGTGCTGCTTCTCCTCGTCGCTCTGCAAATCAAGGCCCTCGGCGGTGATGTTCTTGAACTCCTTCTCCTCGTACTTTTCAAGCATTTTAAGGGCGAATTCGTCCACGTCGTCCGTCAGGCACAGGAGCTCATAGCCTTTCTCCATAAGGGCCTCGGCCTGGGGCAGCGCCAGTATCCTCCCGGCGCTCTCGCCGCACCCATAGTATATGCAGCTCTGCTCCGGCTTCATCCGCCCAAAGTATTCCTTAAGGCTTGTAAGCTTCTTCTCGTTGGAGGAGGTGAACAGCACCAGGTCCTTCAATTCGTCCTTCTTTGCCCCGTAGCCCTCGTACATACCGTACTTTATCTGTAGGCCGAAGCTCCTCCAGAACTCCTCGTACTTCTCCCGGTCGTTCTCCAGCATGGATTTGAGCTCGCTTGCTATCTTCTTCTCAAGCCGTCCGGCAATTAGCTTCAGCTGCCTGTCGTGCTGCAGCATCTCCCTGGAAATATTCAAAGACAGGTCCTGGGAGTCCACCAGGCCCCTTATAAAGCTGAAGCAGTCCGGCAGCAGGTCCGCGCACTTGTCCATGATAAGCACTCCGCTGGCGTAGAGCTGAAGGCCCTTCTCGAAGTCCCGGGTGTAGTAGTTATAGGGCGCGGTCCCCGGCACAAACAGCAGGGCCGTATAGGTGGCCGCCCCCTCGGTGGAGGTGCGTATCACCCGCAGCGGGTCTTGCCAGTCCCCGAACTTTTCCTTGTAGAAATTATTGAGCTCCTCGTCCGTGACCTCGCTCTTTGACTTTTTCCAGAGGGGCACCATGGAGTTTAAGATTTCCTCCTCAAAGTAGGTCTCATACTCCGGCTCCTTGCCCTCCTCGCCGGAGCCCTCCTTCCTCCGGGAGCGCTGCATTTCCATTTTGATGGGGTACCTGATATAGTCAGAGTACCGCTTCACAAGGTGGCTCAGCCTGTACTGGTCCAGAAACTCGCTGTAATTCTCCTCCTCTGTGTCGGGCTTGATGCTGAGGGTTATGCGGGTGCCCCGCTCGTTCCAGTCAGTTTCTGTAATCTCATAGCCCTCAAGGCCCTCGGAGACCCATAGGGCGCCTTTTTCAGCACCGAAGGCCTTACTCTCCACCACCACCTTGGAGCTCACCATAAAGGCCGAGTAGAAGCCCACGCCGAACTGGCCGATTATGTCCACGTCCGCGTCGTTCTTTTCGTTCTCGCTCTTGAACTGCAAGGAGCCGCTCTTTGCGATGACCCCCAGGTTGCTGTCCAGCTCCTCCGGGGTCATGCCCACGCCGTTGTCGGTGATGGTGAGGGTGCGGCTGTCCTTGTCGGCCTCGATACGGATAAAGAAGTCCTCCCTGTTAAGGCCCGTAACCCCCTCGCTGACGCTCTTATAGTAGAGCTTGTCGATGGCGTCGCTGGCGTTGGAGATAAGCTCCCGGAGGAAGATCTCCTTGTGGGTGTAGATGGAGTTTATCATGAGATCCATCAGCCGTTTGGATTCTGCCTGAAATTCCTTAATTGCCATAGCTAAAAAGACTTCCTTTCACTATAATAACTTATATTTCTGTATTATAACATAATTTTTGGCCCCTTGCAACACCGTAAACCCTGCGGGGAGCGTCAAAAAGCAGAGCTAAGGTATGACAGAAGCCTGCCTGACATAAAAAACGAGAGTCCTTACAGCATCGTTCAAATACTGTAAGGACTCTCGCAGTGGTGCAGGTAACAGGAGTTGAACCTGCAAGAGCTTGCGCTCATATGGACCTGAACCATACGCGTCTGCCAATTCCGCCATACCTGCTCGCTTTACCCGGGCTTTCACCCTAGCGCTTGTTTATTATATCACCCGGCATGGGGTTTGTCAAGGGCTTTTTTGACTTTTTTCTTAAAGACTGCGCTATCAATATGCGGAGCACCTTAAGCAGGGAGAGCTTTCTCAAGGAGCTGAAGCTATAAATCCCCGGCCTCCCCGCGCCCGGCCTTATAGAGCTGCCGGCCCAGCAGCAGTGCCAGCACGCAGGCCGCCCCGCCGTAGCGCAGCTTTACAAGAAACAGCTGGGTTCCGTGGGCGGCCTCCGTCAGCGCTTCGCGGTTCTCTATCACAAAGCCGTTCCCCTCAAGCCCTGCGGTCTCCACGCCACTTATATCCCTGCCCCGAAGCATCACCCGCAGGGACCGGGCTCCGTCCAGGGTCAGGGAGGCGCCCTTTGTCAGGGCCAGCTCCTCCGGCAGGCCCTCCGCCAAGATAAACGCGCCGCTGACGGTATCCTCCCCCTTTTGGCATTTGAGACGCGCCGGGGACTGGGCGCCGCCCCCGCAGAACGCCCCGAAGGCCCTTTTGCCAAGAAAGAACTCCGCCCCCGCCCCGGCGGTCTCCAGCCCGAAGCAGGCGCTGAGGTATTCCGGGGAGACCTCTATAACCGTTACCGACCTGTCGCCGCTTGCAAGGGTATACTCCCGCTGGCGGCTTACGGACACAACGCTCTCCCTCTGCCCCAGCTCCAGGAGCTTCGCGTTAAGGGCCGCGCCCTCCGCGCCTACGCTCAGCACATACTCCACCGGCTCTCCGGCCATGGAGATATATTTCGCCGCGCCCACAAGCAGGTCCGCCATCAGCAGTATTCCCAGCAGAAACAAGGCCAGGGCCACCTTTACCTTGTCGCTCCTTTTACGCAGCCGCAGAAGCTCCATCGGTCCCCTCATGCCTTGCGCCTCCTTGCCCCTTTCCAGATAAGCGCCCCCAAAAGCCCCAATACTGCCGCGCCCACGGCCCCCAGCACTATCCAGAACTGCCCCGGGTCCTCCTTTTCGTCGGCGGGCGTATTCTCAGAGAAGGGGGATTTAACGTCCAGGGTAAAGCTCCCTGTCTGTGTGAACTCGGCGCCGTCCCGGTCCTCATAGAGGTAGGTCACCGTGCCGCCGGTGGGTCCATAGGGGGTCTCGCTCTCTGTAAGGCCGGTTATGGTTATCTCCAGGGGCTTCTCTCCCATGGCGCCGCCCTCCAGGTCCCCGATAAAGGCCGTGCCCGAGGGCAGCAGGCCGTCTCCCTCTATGGCGGCGCGCACGTTATAGGCCTTGGCGTGGCTGAGATTGATGGCCTGGATATTCACCTCTATCACGTCGGACACCACCGCCTCCCCCGGCATACGGCCCAGGGAGAACTCCATCTCCAGGGGCTGGGAGATGTTCACCCGTGCGCTGCCGCTGCCGGAGCCGGTTTCCCCCTTATTGTAGGCGAAGTCATAGCTTATGGGTATGGCGTACTGCCCGGCGGCGGTCTCCGGGCTCACCTGATAGTCGTATACGACCTGGGTCCTGCCACCCGCCGCCAGATCTCCCACATACACGCTCTCCGACGGGCTCAGAAGGGCGAAGCCCTCCCCGGGGGAGGCCGCCGTCACCGCCATGTTCTCAAGGCCCTGGGACCCGCTGGTGTTCACAAGAGTGACAGTAACACGCACACGGTCCCCGGCGTTTACGGTTCCCGGCTCTCCGTCCTCCTCAAGGGATATGGCCGTGCAGGACTCTATAAGCACCTTGGGCCCCAGCACCACCGGGGGCTCCGGCTCCGGCGTTGGCGCCGGTTCCGGGGCGGGGGTGGCGTTTGGGTCCTTGCCGTCGGTTATGCTGACAAAGAGGGTGAAGTCCTGCTGAATTTCCGCCCCGTGAATATCCGTTCCGGACACATTTATTGTCACCGGGTAGCTGCCGTTCAGCCTATCCTTTTCCAGCTCCAGGGTGAATATGGCGCAGTACCCCGCCGTTTTCTGTTTCCCGCCGTTTACCTTGTGTTCCTTCAGCTCCACCGTCTGCTCGTAGTTTTTCGCCGCAAAGGGCCCGCCCGGGTCGAACACGGCCCTGGCCCGAAGGGAGTTGTCCCTCAGCTCTCCCCGGCACAGTAGGGGCAGCACCACCGTGGCCGCGCCGCCCTTTACCGTGGGCCTATACCCCTGGGAGTAGGTCCTGTCCATGTGCTCATATAGGCTTCTGTTGTCGATATAGAGCAGAGTCTGCTCCTTTGTCGTGGGCTCTGGGCTGGGCTCTGCCGCCGAGTCCGGCTGGAGGTCCTCCCCCTCCTCCGCCAGGGCT encodes the following:
- a CDS encoding LytTR family DNA-binding domain-containing protein; protein product: MKIKMEVAPGITEPEIILRCAEAGEAAAGLLARLYELAAGETGKLTGQLEGQTYLLDPAKVLYADTADKRAFLYTAGAVYETELRLYELEERLRGRGFFRASKSALVNFNAIRSLRPDLGGRIRLTMENGEAVYVSRQYAPWLKKKLGL
- a CDS encoding DUF6034 family protein; translated protein: MLSEKLRRLMAGALCGAMLFTLPACQEDPEGSIVANKDMDKLISQGAESGGESRVDAGELIEDAKKTETYKTTLDSPNLKVKAEVDAQVELPEVEKLSIYRVKQKPFTQEFLDKVRAELCGEVELFDGKALGVRTKKDIEREINFLRQSVEDYTAQERQLLKDPNLPEEHRPTEEEVNASIEEYRQMMQNDIDERQGEYETAPDEVNFADYPTDYKIHLYRELYESDPESYESGLTLHDEEGDAVFDAASDGSDGHYRRLVVQNNADYSNKIAYSDNLGFYKHMSGVMVEDTMLDYTLTPRELGLTQDYEGFWKEKGVPSPVITNNYVLEEGFTFKPIDKTEISFTQEEAQAKAEELLGRLGLTDFKFSQGGKYSELLGGEDEEADFLYDVLYVLRYTRELEGVQLTQSSGAKFVIGQDTSNPNRKQMWPGESIEIRVNDRGIVGFQYNAPLEITETVVEGTSLKTFDEVKGIFEQMLPMVLAEEDYDVTARVDRVRLSYSRISEKDSFDTGLVVPVWSFEGKVTAYSGEYPAYERNGTLLAVNAIDGSVIDANLGY
- a CDS encoding response regulator transcription factor; the protein is MARRIMVLEDEEAISGMIAMNLRVAGMEPVVFSEGLKVRDSLPGDHAYDLALLDVMVPGLDGFGVFELLKPYKIPAIFLTARDDLDSKLHGLTGGAEDYIVKPFQVLELLVRMEKVLARTAPREILRVLDLEIDLGGHRVRKAGVEVALKPMEFDLLVALVRNKNIAISREDLIGLVWGSAYLGETRTVDVHIGQLRKKLGLQNAIKTVPKLGYRLEDGI
- a CDS encoding sensor histidine kinase, which encodes MKLRVKLSLMTGGVLLLATVLCIGLSFSMSRRALLLEANRSAYAQSQAAFQGFENYCAHLTGGAGVQAAAYWLKSQDDEYTILLREGEVCYNRTVLDPAELTENSPPRSGPQEAGLYRGRRLLVYRFDSDAYFVFIHLVDVTDTYFSLYRLAAGQGLLSALILAAAAAAVFYMLRRALRPLQALSDSANAIAAGAYDRRAPEEGKDELSGLGRDFNRMAAAVEEHIRRVEESEEQKTMFMASLTHELKTPLTAVSGYAQTLRYAKLSEEDRETALRYICTQSARLDRLSKKMLRLLELDRDVPLVREPAEISELAESARETCLPGARDRGVEIDVGDCPGTWPCDRDLMVQALVNLVDNGVKACSEGGRVRIYMKDGALVVEDDGCGIPEGDIAHLTEAFYMVDKSRSRQSGGAGMGLALTSVILRRHGLGLRIESRLGQGTRAIIGHK
- a CDS encoding nucleoside deaminase gives rise to the protein MGIEREFLPEKRFMLRALELAREAGLAGEVPVGAVIVRGGSIIAQGRNRREEQKSALAHAEIEALAGACKALESWRLEGCQLYVTLEPCPMCAGAVENARIERVIYAADSPGAGTLGVPVYRGFMEEEAREVLREFFRELRCAVQPTSPCEAAEFRKAKLLGI
- a CDS encoding CPBP family glutamic-type intramembrane protease, giving the protein MNQPNEQVTQQAAQNHPGAGYSQGYEPRQQAVYQPYTVYQPYPAPQYQAPGFSVKRRDPRKAGALSTLNKLGLMMVAQTALSFILQLGAVLLCTSTGLDIYSDELALVLLSIGLAPICTAGPPLVYMLLGKKDWNFHLRFGRANVFGCLLVILAGLGVCLAANLPAAVVREVLEGLGAKEPDSVLGQGGGWLSFIAELLGVAVMVPLLEEFAFRGVILSGLRRYGTGFAIAASSVIFGMAHMSLSSVVFATIAGVAMGLAYVLTGNLWTSVCIHALNNGIAVIESYSDLILGEGRQELLAGITMLVVCAVGVVALVMLLILRKTLFPKREPLAPADGVLYQPLGFGEAVVTLLKSPVLWAILAMVLVETALMFIVL
- the htpG gene encoding molecular chaperone HtpG, which encodes MAIKEFQAESKRLMDLMINSIYTHKEIFLRELISNASDAIDKLYYKSVSEGVTGLNREDFFIRIEADKDSRTLTITDNGVGMTPEELDSNLGVIAKSGSLQFKSENEKNDADVDIIGQFGVGFYSAFMVSSKVVVESKAFGAEKGALWVSEGLEGYEITETDWNERGTRITLSIKPDTEEENYSEFLDQYRLSHLVKRYSDYIRYPIKMEMQRSRRKEGSGEEGKEPEYETYFEEEILNSMVPLWKKSKSEVTDEELNNFYKEKFGDWQDPLRVIRTSTEGAATYTALLFVPGTAPYNYYTRDFEKGLQLYASGVLIMDKCADLLPDCFSFIRGLVDSQDLSLNISREMLQHDRQLKLIAGRLEKKIASELKSMLENDREKYEEFWRSFGLQIKYGMYEGYGAKKDELKDLVLFTSSNEKKLTSLKEYFGRMKPEQSCIYYGCGESAGRILALPQAEALMEKGYELLCLTDDVDEFALKMLEKYEEKEFKNITAEGLDLQSDEEKQHTKELADENKGLLEAMGKALEGKVQEVKLNAGLGSHPAALSTQGAISAEMEKVLNNMPAGEKVKAQRVLELNPEHPVFAKLRELCENEERLSLYAKVLYGQALLVEGTPLEDPAEFARQVSAIIV
- a CDS encoding COG1361 S-layer family protein, producing MRYIFAFIMAVLLVFAPRVLALAEEGEDLQPDSAAEPSPEPTTKEQTLLYIDNRSLYEHMDRTYSQGYRPTVKGGAATVVLPLLCRGELRDNSLRARAVFDPGGPFAAKNYEQTVELKEHKVNGGKQKTAGYCAIFTLELEKDRLNGSYPVTINVSGTDIHGAEIQQDFTLFVSITDGKDPNATPAPEPAPTPEPEPPVVLGPKVLIESCTAISLEEDGEPGTVNAGDRVRVTVTLVNTSGSQGLENMAVTAASPGEGFALLSPSESVYVGDLAAGGRTQVVYDYQVSPETAAGQYAIPISYDFAYNKGETGSGSGSARVNISQPLEMEFSLGRMPGEAVVSDVIEVNIQAINLSHAKAYNVRAAIEGDGLLPSGTAFIGDLEGGAMGEKPLEITITGLTESETPYGPTGGTVTYLYEDRDGAEFTQTGSFTLDVKSPFSENTPADEKEDPGQFWIVLGAVGAAVLGLLGALIWKGARRRKA